The Salvelinus namaycush isolate Seneca chromosome 26, SaNama_1.0, whole genome shotgun sequence genomic sequence ttcttctctgcagatcctctcaagctctgtcaggttggatggggagtgtcgctgcacagctattttcaggtctctccagagatgttcaactgggttcaagtccgggctctggctgggccactcaaggacattcagagactcttCCCAAAACCACTTCTgagatgtcttggctgtgtgcttagggtcgttgtcctgttggaaggtgtacctttgccccagtctgaggtcctgagcactctggagcaggttttcatcaaggatctctttgtactttaccccgttcatctttccctcaatcctgacaagtcttccagtccctgccgctgaaaaactttcccatagcatgatgctgccaccaccatgattaaccgtagggatggtgccaggtttcctccagacgtgacacttggcattcaggccaaagtgttcaatcttggtttcatcagaccagagaatcttgtttctcatgatctgagtgtcttttaggtgccttttggcaaactactagcaggctgtcatgtgccttttactgaggagtttgATGGGCTCGTCGGAggtcgtagcgggatttcttgtaagtgTCTGGATTAGTGTTCTTCAGTTCCCTTTGATAAGACAGTCTCAAACGGAGCTTGTCCATTTTGTTCTCTAATGATTGTACGTTTGCCAGTGGAACAGAGGGTAGAGGCGGGTTATTTACTCTCCAACGTAGTCTCGTCAGGGAGCCACTTGTTTGCCTCTCTTGCGCCTTCTCTTCCTCTTTCGAGTCCCGGGGAATAGGGCCTGGTTTGGAATGACCAGTCCATCCACAGCTGACAACTTgttgaagtagaaatcttcatccaaatcgaggttagtgatcgctgttctgatgtccagaagctgttcGTGCTCATAAGAAATGCTGGCAGAAATATTCTGCacaaaaaaagttaagatcagctttaaaaaaaaaacacaaaatagcagaATGGGTCAGGAGCCAGTAAGATGGAAGGTATCCACTGCAGCCCCACAACAGGTGCATTGAATGAATCTTCTCATTATATGAGCTGCCAGAGCTCAGCACTGTTCAGCAGCTGTGGTTCTGAAACCAGTGACCAGTCAGTTTATGGACATCAcagcgctgtccatggtgctgaatgttTGCACATTCCCTGAGGCTAATTAGATTCACTGTGATTTCTATCATTTCAGTTACAAAAGACAAACAACTTGTTCTGCCAACTCAAAGACACAGGGGGCTGTGTTGTCACAAGACTATTTTCCTATTTACCATCAATCTTTTTTAGCCGGCCAGGTACCCTATGATgcgtggaaccagcttccccatGAAGCTAGGATAGCAGAGTCCCTGCTCATCATCCGAAAACACCTGAAACCCTACCttttcaaacagtatcttaaataatctgCCTACTCACCTCGACCCCCCCACCCTGAACCAGCACTTGCACTTGACCCTTTCTAGCTCTGACTCTACTGACAgttactttattgaggaaaaatgtactttctatgcctgtgatatgtggttgtcccacctagctgtctgaagatgaatgcactaactgtaagtcgctctggataagagcgtctgctaaatgactaaaatgtaaatgcgATCATGAGGTCTACCCGTGTCTTGAATACCTGTCTATTGCATACACACGTTACAATTGACtatgggtgcgttcgtaaattcactctggagtgccagagaatgctcagagtgtgctctgggcgttcgtaaattcggaGCGTTGTCAGATggtccattcgtaaattcagagcgtttcgttctcggagcgttcagagtgcacactggacgctctggccaggGAGTAAGGTTggtccgagcgttctgacctcacaacggcagtcaagcgcccaagctaactggctaacggtGGCTAGCTTGCCAGACACCAATGGGAGAacacctcactgaccatttttctcgccctagcagagctggttagactgTTTTCATGTTACCCAGAgcgtgactgtaactgtgcttatggcaaaaatgtaattacgctttttttttgccgacgtttactgacacgggtcatattcaacaggtgttgagcgttcgtaaattcatcagttattttgCGGTCTGGAACACTCAGACGAacgctctgaaatcggagtagatagccagagggaATTTACGAAGGCGCTTTTCATTACATGCAGCTATGGTACACCACAGTGCAGCCTAAACTGTGGCCACACAGTATAGGTTGCTCTGAAACTACGAATTTTTATGATTTGCTTCAATTTGGATGCCTTCTTCATTCCCATGTGAGTCAGAAATTATGTCAGTTGCATAGCTCTAACCTGTCTCACGGTTTCCAGCGGATGTGGCGTGGGCGGACGTTTGCAATGCATCACAGCTCTTCGGAGAAGTGATGCGGTGCCCAGTGCTCTCAGCTGCTAGTATGAGCCGTAGTGTATTTCAGTTTCGCTAGACTACTCCGCTACCCAGTCGTTGCAGTGTATTGTAGGAGAACAATTTAAAAACGTAGCTAGCGGTAAAATCGTCGTTTCACATAAGTAAACCGAGGTTACATTGACAGCCGCACAAGCACAGCAATGGCCCTGAAAAGAATTCATAAGGTAAGGAAGTAACGTTAGCTTGCTTCTACCTATCTAGCTAGCAGGCTATCTAACGTTCATCGTTAGCCGCTTTTGGCCTTCTCTTTTTCGGCACGCTTTCGAGTTACTGGTAGGCTACAGCAAAAAAGCTTGCTAGCCCAAATTGCTTAGCTATTTGATACCACTTTCGTCGTCTGCCGCCTGGTCAGTGGCTACCAAAGCCATATATTAGCTAAATTTAAATATGGCTGGTGATGGCTACTTGTGGTCACTGATTAATTTGCTTTTGAATGCTAGTTAGCGGGCTAGTAGCCCAAGTAAAGTTAGCTCACACAGTTTAGCGACATATGACAACATCGATAACTAGTGAAGGTAGCTTGCTAACAACTGGAAATTATTATCTACTAGCTAAACTTGGTAGCTAGATAACAGTTAGCTAGATTAACACGGTAGTTAGATAAAACAAAATGCAATTAACGGTAACGTTAGCTACTAGCCTcctaactagctagttactgatactgtatgtagctaacgttaggtagGCAATatactaactaacgttagctcgcTAGTTTGGCTGACTAGTTTTAATCATAACTTGACAAGTGTAACGTTAGCTGACGTTAGTTTCGGGGAAGTCCTCAGTCCGTCATAGGCCTGTTATTCCGCGTTCCTTGCTAGTATCGTTACTGTACTACTTCGCTACTtcctactgtagtagtagtaaacAGATGCACATTAGCTGGCATCGTTCACTATAGTCCAAGACAAATCACGTTTGGCATAATGTTAGCTAAGGTAGTTACAAATCGGCAAGCGCAAACTTTGTTAAAACATtcttcagtatcaaaagtaaattttGCTCTGCTGCTTTCATCTGACACTGGCTGATGAATGATCCAAGAAAATGATTTATGTTGACAGATTGCTAAAGTATACTTATTTGAACTGAAAATATAATAAATATCCATCAATATCGTTCTGAATCCAGTACTATTCCTGTGTTTCAATTAGGAGAATTCACTGACTTGCTGCAGAAACGATGCTCGCTCAGGTGTGACCACAATGTTGTTGGTAGACCTTGAGTGACATTAGTTTAATCTTGAAAGATTTGTTGTCAGATGATGTAGGCCGTAGCCCACTATTAGACCTCTGATTAATTATTTAATTAATAAGACAAGGTCTAAGGGCATTCCATAGCGTCTACATTCGAGAACTCATGGTCCAATGACTGTACCTGCTAACagcacagcctggtctcatagactagatgtaataTAGTAAAAGTAAATCAGAGACACTCAAATTGGtatgatacactatatatacacaagtatgtggacacccctgtagaatggccttactgaagaggtcagtgacttttaacgtggcaccgtcataggatgccacctttccaacaagtcgagctgctccggtcaactgtaagtgctgttattgtgaagtggaaatgtctaggagcaacaacggctcagccacgaagtgataggccacaaaagctcacagaacagaaccaccgagtgctgaagagcgtaaaaattgtctgtcctcggttgcaacactcactaccgagttccaaactgcctctggaagcaacgtcagcacaataactgtttgtcgggagattcatgaaatgggtttccatggccgagcagccgcacacaagcctaagatcaccatgcgcaatgccaagtgtcggctagagtggcgtaaagctcgccgcaattggactggagcagtggaaacacgttcactggagtgatgaatcacgcttcaccatctagcagtccgacggactaatctgggtttggcggatgccaggaaaatgctacctgccccaatgcatagtgccaactgtaaagtttggtggaggaggaataatggtctggggctgtttttcatggtttgggctctTAGcgccagtgaagggaaatcttaacgctacagcatacaatgacattctagaccattCTGTGCATCCAACcttgttgcaacagtttggggaaggccctttcctgtttcagcatgacaatgcccccgcgCACAAatcaaggtccatacagaaatggtttgacgaaatcggtgtggaagaacttgcctggcctgcacagagccctgacctcaaccccatcaaatatctttgggatgaattggaactccaactgcgagccaggcctaatctcccagcatcagtgcccgacctcacgtATCCTCTTGTGGCTAATAGGAAGCAAGTCCacccagcaatgttccaacatctagtggaaatcttcccagaagagtggaggctgtaatagcagcaaggggggaccaactgcatattaatgcccatgattttggaatgagatgttcgacgagcaggtgttcacatacttttggtcatgtagtgtaagttttgtttggtatggttacataagacagatggttggGGTGGTTGGTCAGATGCATGGGTGGGCGTGTAACGCgaacccaaaggttgcgagttgAAATCTAAACAtgaacaactttagcattttttCTAATTAGAAACTTTTTAACGGCTTACTACATTTTGAGCtattttgcaactacttagcatgttagctaaccattGTAGATAACCCTTCCACCAaacgcctaaccctaacccctagcctagctacagttagccagctagctaaagttagccagctagatagaattcgtaacataccatacattttgcaaattcgtaacatgttatatgaattgtaattcgtaacatgttatatgaattgtaattcgtaacatgttatatgaattgtaattcataacatatcttATTGAAattggtgatggacatccacaaattaatatataccatatgaaacgtaacatatcatactaaatggagtgtatCGGATTTACGTATGGAATAATACGAaattctctgagaccaggttgagcaGCATCTGTCCTATGTCTGAAGCGACATCCATTATTGGCTTTTTGCATCGTAAACAAGGAACTATTAAATCTAGTTTAGATGATTACGCCCGCCCCCCACACCACCAAATCGACTATTTAGCGTGTGAAGCTAGAACAAAACATTGAGATCCATATTAGATTTTGATTTTAGGGTATCTAAATGGGATTTCGTTTTCTTTTCACTGGCCGGCGACGCAAACGGCGATTCTCCAATCAGAACCGATTTTTATGGATGTATCTTCAGACACGGGACAATTGCTGCTAGCAGGTACAGTCATTGGACCGTGAGTTATCTTCAATGTAGTCACTATGGAATGGCCAAAGATACCTCATCTTATTAATTAATGAAATAATAAACTAATATTGTCATAGTCTAGGCCTATAAGCTTAGGCCTACTACTTCCACCCCACATTCAGCATTAGAGACATGGTATGCAGTTTGGCTGAACTACTGAAACAATACATATTGTTAAAGTATTATACTTTTCTGAGGAAATTAAAGCTCTTTTCTTTGTCCCTAGGAGTTAAATGATTTGGCTCGTGACCCTCCAGCACAGTGCTCCGCAGGACCTGTTGGAGATGACAGTAAGTCTCCTCAACCACACAACACCACCACCCGCAGTTCACGTTCACCATCCAAAGCACATCACTTACCACCCATTTCATTCAATAATACAGGATTTGACTCCAAAAGAAAACTGTTGGCAATGAAATGTAGCCTGTAGATACAAGCCAATAAAGTTGAATGACCAGTGGTCTTCTGCATCATGGCACGAAGATCTAATTCAAATAATGTACTTTATAAAGGTGCTTATAGTGTATTAAAAGTGTTTTCTCCTCTCTTACCTAGTGTTTCACTGGCAGGCTACCATAATGGGACCAGTAAGTATATCCTCCTGTCCTGTAGTTTGGTGGTTCACAGCTTTTGCTCTGGGTCATGTAATAGTAACCATCCATTTTGCTTTCTACAGAATGACAGTCCGTATCAGGGTGGTGTGTTCTTCTTGACCATTCACTTCCCCACTGACTATCCCTTCAAACCACCAAAGGTAAGGGATGTGTCCTGGAACTCAGCTATACGTTAGAAAAGTGTTGACAGATTTATTTTAATGGAGCTATGAATTAGACCTACATTGATGGAAAATAATAATTCACAACGGTTGGTTTTCAGTACATGAGATGTAACCGACAACCATTTCTGTCCCGTCAGTGAGCTAAAGGAGATGCTGTAAATGCAATACATTTTTGTCCTCTGAAGGTTGCATTTACCACAAGAATCTATCACCCAAACATCAACAGCAACGGCAGCATCTGCTTGGACATCCTGAGGTCGCAGTGGTCGCCAGCACTCACCATCTCCAAAGGTAATCCCGGAATGGGGCTCTTGGTTGATGTTTTGTATATGGGACCTAGATAACTTGTTATGGTTAATTTTAAACCAGAATGGTTTAGAATTTTTAACTGCAGATTCTGGTAagtacactacataaccaaaagtatgtggacacctgctcgtcgaacatctcattccaaaatcatgggcattaatatggagttggtcccccctttactgctataacagcctccattcttctgggatggctttacactagatgttggaacattgcttctggggacttgcttccattcagccatgagcattagtgaggtcggtcaccaatgttgggcgattaggcctggctcgcaatcggcgttccaattcatccccaaGATGTTTgatggaggtcagggctctgcaggccagtcaagttcttccacactgatctcgacaaataatttctgtatggacctcgctttgtgcacaggggtgttgtcatgctgaaacaggaaagggtcttccccaaacttgccacaaagttggaagcactaTGATTGATGCAGGTACCCAGATTTCGTCCGTcagactgtcagatggtgaagcatgagtcagtttgtcaaatttaattagtgccaatgtttgtctatggagattgcatgtctgtgttctcaattttatacacctgtcagcaacgggtgtggctgaaagagCCGATTCtattaatttgaaggggtgtccacatacttttgtatataaagTGTATGTCCCAAACTATGCTCATTAACAGGTCAGAGATTTACATTGATTGTCACAGTAATTTGTCAGAACTGTGTTGACTCTGTTGTTGTCGGTCATCCTACAGTCCTCTTGTCCATCTGCTCACTTCTCTGTGACCCAAACCCAGACGATCCACTAGTGCCTGAGATCGCACGCATCTACAAGACAGACAGGGAAAAGTAGGTCTTACAGTTTCaacattccattttttttttgtacaacCTGTCTGCTACAAGgatagttatttatttatttatcctccTGTCATTCCAGATACAACAGAATAGCCCGGGAATGGACCCAGAAATATGCTATGTAGTCTCAAGGCATTACAGTGGAAAATCTGCCTTTATATTCAAAGGCTTGGGGGAGCTTTGAATGAAAAGAGGAAAAAAGTATTGTTGGTTTCCTTTGGAGTGATTTCTTTGAGCcacaccctccctctccctaaGCACTTGACCTCCTTCCCCCTGCCTCACCCCCTTCAACCTGTCCAGTTGCCATGATGTACATATTTGAGACAGCAAATTGTATACTCCACGATGTCCACCAGGACCCATGTAGGACCACACTTATTTGATTCCAGGAAGCATTCCTTATCATTTTTATGAACCCAAGGTTTGCTTTCCCAAGATTGAGGGATTTTATGTCTGTGCTTTGTTTCTCTGGTTGTTTTTCTCCCTCTGTGCTTCCAGCTGTCCTGTGAGTGGATGGGAGGGGCAGGAAAAGAAGGGGCTTGGAGAATGTTTTTGTCTTCTATTTGGCTATAATAAGAAATAGCCATCAATCTGTCAATCGTTCTGCAAACCTCTAGGGGACTTTCTCTGTTTGGCAATGGGATGCCCAGGATCCTGCCTCATAGCCCCTCCACAATGTGAATCACTATCATTTAAGATCGTAGTTACCCATGGAACCCTCCACACTGTATGACGTGGGACAATAAAGTAATGAGACTGATATCTATATATCTACTGAATATTACATCCAAAATAACTTTTCCCTCACCTTAGTCAAATGAAATACTCTTGTGATGTTGATTTTGCTAAAGGAAAAAGATAGTACCCTTTTAGATTGCCCTTTGCGCCTTCATCAACTTATTTTAGTTCTCTAAATTGTGGCAAGTCTTTGTCTTCTGGGTGATGGTCTGATTTTTAAAACGGCCAAAGTTAGTTTGGATCAAAGTTTGGCAGCTAAATTGGGTGGTACACTGAAATGGTATTAATCTAGCTTGATCTTCTATTTTTATCTACATTCTTTCTCTGGTTTCAAGTCCAGCCTGAAAGGACAAAGATTTGGCATTAGTAATAAAGCATGTTGTTCGAAGGCAACGCTCTAAAATCTAAATCTAAAAGCAACTTTAGCACTAGACAAATATGATGGACTTAAAGTCTTACCTCAAGTGGGCTAAATGGAAGGAAATCAGTCTGATTGGGGTGTATTTTCATAAAATAGAACAGTGACCTCATTCTGTAATCACACTTTGTATATTTGAGCTGCCATCGTTGACATTGAAGTTCCAACAACTCCCTGTCTGGATCAGAACCCTGGACTTGAGTTCCAGACAAACAAACTTCTGTATATTTAATTACCTGAGAGCTCATTGAGCTTGTGTCTTAATTATACTGTAATAAACATGATTATTAAAGTTATGGGTTATCACCGTTTTTATTTGGCATTGATGCGCAAATATGCGTGCTTTTGGAATTTATATGAAAGCTTTGTCATTTTGAAAAGAGATGAGTATTTTGCACAATTTGTTAGTTTTGCATGTGTCCTATTTATGTTTTAGATATTGCTGAGGTTTTGATAGCAACAAGGACACTTGGTATGAATCAGCTGGAATAATAATACTATCACTTTGTCTCACCTATGTCTCTTTTACAGCGAACTCTACATTGAGACTTCACCTGGCTGCTGTTCTTATTTCTGCCAACTCATTTCATTCATTATTACATTATTTGAAGAACAGTTACAGAACCTGCAACTACACTatccaaatgttttttttttttgtcacctttatttaactaggcaagtcagttaattaagaacaaattcttatttacaatgacggcctaccctggacaacgctgggccaactgtgtgccgccctatgggacttacaatcacggccagatgtgatgcagcctgaattcgaaccagggactgtatgATTTCCAGTCGTATATATTAGTGCTACGCTGCTCTGATAGTTGGCATTATGTCATATTTCAGAAACAACTGTTCTGACTTGTGAGCAAGACTACAACAACAAAGCTGGGCCAGATCAGCATAATATACATGGACCTATTCACCTGCCTCACCATGACGCTAAATTATTTCGGGCAGCAAATTCGATTTTTCAATATTTTTGTGCCACTAGATGGGGCTCTATAATTGGGTTTGGAAAACATGTTAGTTTGATTTTTCATAATGTACCTAACTGCTTGTGCCATTCATGAGGGCCACAATCAGCTAGTCACTATGGAATTTACAGGATTTGTGGAAGTATAAATTAAGTTAAATGTTATTAGATACCACAAACAGTCATTATATAGATATGACCTATAACCTATATGAACATATTATGGGTAGTTTGTGGCCTATTACCTTCCGGGTGCAGAGAATGAGCATGTGATTGGTTG encodes the following:
- the LOC120021492 gene encoding ubiquitin-conjugating enzyme E2 D2 isoform X1, which produces MALKRIHKELNDLARDPPAQCSAGPVGDDMFHWQATIMGPNDSPYQGGVFFLTIHFPTDYPFKPPKVAFTTRIYHPNINSNGSICLDILRSQWSPALTISKVLLSICSLLCDPNPDDPLVPEIARIYKTDREKYNRIAREWTQKYAM
- the LOC120021492 gene encoding ubiquitin-conjugating enzyme E2 D2 isoform X2, with translation MFHWQATIMGPNDSPYQGGVFFLTIHFPTDYPFKPPKVAFTTRIYHPNINSNGSICLDILRSQWSPALTISKVLLSICSLLCDPNPDDPLVPEIARIYKTDREKYNRIAREWTQKYAM